One part of the Raphanus sativus cultivar WK10039 chromosome 7, ASM80110v3, whole genome shotgun sequence genome encodes these proteins:
- the LOC108817247 gene encoding transcription factor MYB8 isoform X1, producing MGRTTWLDDDGLKKGEWTSEEDRILVAYINEYGLGDWRTLPKRAGLQRYGKSCRLRWLNYLRPGIKRGKFTPQEEDDIIRFHSLLGNRWAAIAKQMPNRTDNDIKNHWNSCLKKRLVRSGIDPMTHEPVVKATSSSTTLSPTLTPSSCSSSFSSTSSARLLNRLAAGISSRKHGLDRIKNVILSKPRQAVEEDKLMISNNEEEEEVTGCFMEIDDNLISTTSLDELLCESTTAFDDYSLVEPYDLYQSDIYHEADDQLDLFLEIHSLGQEDLS from the exons ATGGGGAGGACGACTTGGCTCGACGACGACGGTTTGAAGAAAGGAGAGTGGACTTCGGAGGAAGACCGTATTCTCGTCGCTTACATCAACGAATATGGTCTCGGAGACTGGCGTACCCTGCCTAAGAGAGCCG GTCTGCAAAGATATGGAAAGAGTTGTAGATTAAGGTGGCTGAATTATCTGAGGCCTGGAATTAAAAGAGGCAAGTTTACTCCTCAGGAGGAAGACGATATTATAAGATTTCATTCTCTTCTTGGAAACAG GTGGGCAGCAATAGCAAAGCAAATGCCAAACCGAACAGACAATGACATAAAGAATCACTGGAACTCATGCCTTAAGAAAAGACTCGTTAGAAGCGGAATCGATCCTATGACCCACGAGCCTGTCGTGAAAGCCACTTCCTCCTCAACGACGTTGTCTCCAACACTGACcccttcttcttgttcttcctcCTTTTCCTCCACAAGCTCTGCACGTCTGCTTAACAGGCTTGCTGCTGGAATCTCCTCAAGAAAACATGGACTCGATAGGATTAAAAATGTGATATTATCAAAACCAAGACAAGCCGTTGAAGAAGATAAGTTGATGATAAGCAAcaatgaagaagaggaggaagtgaCAGGTTGTTTCATGGAGATTGATGATAACCTGATCAGTACGACATCGTTAGATGAGTTACTTTGTGAGTCTACTACTGCTTTCGATGACTACTCATTAGTTGAGCCCTATGATCTATACCAATCTGATATCTATCATGAGGCTGATGACCAACTTGACCTCTTCCTCGAAATTCACTCTCTTGGACAAGAAGATTTAtcttga
- the LOC108817247 gene encoding MYB-like transcription factor ODO1 isoform X2 yields MPNRTDNDIKNHWNSCLKKRLVRSGIDPMTHEPVVKATSSSTTLSPTLTPSSCSSSFSSTSSARLLNRLAAGISSRKHGLDRIKNVILSKPRQAVEEDKLMISNNEEEEEVTGCFMEIDDNLISTTSLDELLCESTTAFDDYSLVEPYDLYQSDIYHEADDQLDLFLEIHSLGQEDLS; encoded by the coding sequence ATGCCAAACCGAACAGACAATGACATAAAGAATCACTGGAACTCATGCCTTAAGAAAAGACTCGTTAGAAGCGGAATCGATCCTATGACCCACGAGCCTGTCGTGAAAGCCACTTCCTCCTCAACGACGTTGTCTCCAACACTGACcccttcttcttgttcttcctcCTTTTCCTCCACAAGCTCTGCACGTCTGCTTAACAGGCTTGCTGCTGGAATCTCCTCAAGAAAACATGGACTCGATAGGATTAAAAATGTGATATTATCAAAACCAAGACAAGCCGTTGAAGAAGATAAGTTGATGATAAGCAAcaatgaagaagaggaggaagtgaCAGGTTGTTTCATGGAGATTGATGATAACCTGATCAGTACGACATCGTTAGATGAGTTACTTTGTGAGTCTACTACTGCTTTCGATGACTACTCATTAGTTGAGCCCTATGATCTATACCAATCTGATATCTATCATGAGGCTGATGACCAACTTGACCTCTTCCTCGAAATTCACTCTCTTGGACAAGAAGATTTAtcttga
- the LOC108816125 gene encoding transcription factor MYB41, which produces MGRTTWFDEDGLKKGEWTAEEDRMLVAYISEYGLGDWRAMPKRAGLQRCGKSCRLRWLNYLRPGIKRGKFTPQEEEDIIKLHSVLGNRWAAIAKQMPNRTDNDIKNHWNSCLKKRLVRSGIDPMTHEPVVSVKATNSPTTSSPLLTPSSTSFSFSPTSSARLLNRLAAGISSRKHGLDRIKNVILSEPRQAVEENKLMISSKEDEEEEVNGCFMEIDDNLISTTSLDELLCEPYDLYQSDFYHETGHYDLYQSDFYHETDDQLDLFLEIHSFGQDLS; this is translated from the exons ATGGGGAGGACGACTTGGTTCGACGAAGACGGTTTGAAAAAAGGAGAGTGGACGGCGGAGGAAGATAGGATGCTCGTCGCTTATATCAGCGAATACGGTCTCGGGGACTGGCGTGCCATGCCTAAGAGAGCCG GTCTGCAAAGATGTGGAAAGAGTTGTAGATTAAGGTGGCTGAACTATTTGAGGCCTGGAATTAAAAGAGGCAAGTTCACTCCTcaggaggaagaagatatcatcAAACTTCATTCTGTCCTTGGTAACag GTGGGCAGCAATAGCAAAGCAAATGCCTAACCGAACAGACAATGACATAAAGAATCACTGGAACTCATGCCTTAAGAAAAGACTCGTTAGAAGCGGAATCGATCCTATGACCCATGAGCCTGTCGTCAGCGTCAAAGCTACTAACTCCCCAACGACGTCGTCTCCATTACTGACCCCTTCTTctacttctttctctttttcccCGACAAGTTCTGCACGTCTACTTAACAGGCTTGCTGCTGGAATCTCCTCAAGAAAACATGGACTCGATAGGATCAAGAATGTGATATTATCAGAACCAAGACAAGCTGTGGAAGAAAATAAGTTGATGATAAGCAGCAAGgaagacgaggaagaagaagtgaaTGGTTGTTTCATGGAAATTGATGATAACCTGATCAGTACGACATCGTTAGATGAGTTACTTTGTGAGCCCTACGATCTGTACCAGTCTGATTTCTATCATGAGACTGGTCACTACGATCTGTACCAGTCTGATTTCTATCATGAGACTGATGACCAGCTTGAcctgttcctcgaaattcactCTTTTGGACAAGATTTATCTTGA
- the LOC108817247 gene encoding transcription factor MYB106 isoform X3: protein MGRTTWLDDDGLKKGEWTSEEDRILVAYINEYGLGDWRTLPKRAGLQRYGKSCRLRWLNYLRPGIKRGKFTPQEEDDIIRFHSLLGNSNSKANAKPNRQ, encoded by the exons ATGGGGAGGACGACTTGGCTCGACGACGACGGTTTGAAGAAAGGAGAGTGGACTTCGGAGGAAGACCGTATTCTCGTCGCTTACATCAACGAATATGGTCTCGGAGACTGGCGTACCCTGCCTAAGAGAGCCG GTCTGCAAAGATATGGAAAGAGTTGTAGATTAAGGTGGCTGAATTATCTGAGGCCTGGAATTAAAAGAGGCAAGTTTACTCCTCAGGAGGAAGACGATATTATAAGATTTCATTCTCTTCTTGGAAACAG CAATAGCAAAGCAAATGCCAAACCGAACAGACAATGA